A part of Pseudoliparis swirei isolate HS2019 ecotype Mariana Trench chromosome 8, NWPU_hadal_v1, whole genome shotgun sequence genomic DNA contains:
- the LOC130197780 gene encoding LOW QUALITY PROTEIN: sterol carrier protein 2-like (The sequence of the model RefSeq protein was modified relative to this genomic sequence to represent the inferred CDS: inserted 1 base in 1 codon) encodes MPPRKMNRVFVIGVGMTKFDKPGARGDYDYPDMAKEAGQKALADAGVPYSAIEQACVGYVYGDSTCGQRAIYHSLGMTGIPIINVNNNCSTGSTALFMARQLVMGSLADCVLALGFEKMERGSLSSKFMDRTNPMDKHMEVMINRYGMVAAPAAAQLFGNAGKEHMEKYGTKPEHFAKIAWKNHKHSTNNPYSQFQDEYSLEQVQSSRKVFDFLTLLQCCPTSDGAGAAVLASEAFVRKHHLENQAVEIVAQEMVTDLASTFEENSCIKMVGYDMSQLAAKKCFAAAGLKPSDVHVVELHDCFSANELITYEALGLCPEGKAGELIDRGDNTYGGKFVINPSGGLISKGHPLGATGLAQCAELCWQLRGLADRRQVPGAKVALQHNIGLGGAVVVTLYKLGXPQEASSHIGAVPTSSASGLEGFKAYPVFKEMEKHLEKEGEQLVKKIGGVFAFKVKEGPDGKEATWFVDVKNGKGSVTTDPGVSKADCTLSMRDEDLLELMTGQLNPQTAFLKGKLKITGNMGMAMKLQNLQVTVGKAKL; translated from the exons ATGCCACCTAGAAAGATGAACAGGGTGTTCGTCATCGGCGTGGGCATGACCAAG TTTGACAAGCCTGGAGCTCGGGGCGACTATGATTATCCTGACATGGCCAAGGAAGCAG GTCAAAAGGCTCTAGCAGATGCAGGAGTGCCATATTCTGCCATTGAACAAGCCTGTGTAGGATATGTCTATG GGGACTCCACATGTGGCCAGAGGGCCATTTACCACAGCCTTGGCATGACCGGGATCCCCATCATAAACGTCAACAATAACTGCTCCACAGGCTCCACTGCTCTCTTCATGGCTCGCCAGCTGGTTATGGGCA GTCTTGCTGACTGTGTACTTGCTCTCGGGTTTGAGAAGATGGAGAGGGGCTCTTTGTCCTCAAAG TTTATGGACAGGACCAATCCAATGGACAAGCACATGGAGGTGATGATCAACCGCTACGGGATGGTGGCAGCGCCAGCAGCAGCACAGTTGTTCGGTAACGCTGGCAAGGAGCACATGGAGAAATATG GCACGAAACCGGAACACTTTGCCAAAATTGCCTGGAAAAACCACAAGCATTCCACCAACAACCC GTATTCCCAGTTCCAGGATGAGTACAGCTTGGAGCAGGTGCAGAGCTCCCGGAAGGTGTTTGACTTCCTTACCCTGCTGCAGTGTTG CCCGACATCCGATGGTGCTGGAGCAGCAGTTCTGGCCAGCGAAGCCTTCGTCAGGAAACACCACCTGGAGAACCAGGCTGTGGAGATTGTGGCCCAAGAGATGGTGACTGACCTCGCCTCCACGTTTGAAGAGAACAGCTGCATCAAGATG GTGGGATATGACATGTCTCAATTGGCTGCCAAAAAGTGTTTTGCAGCTGCAGGTCTGAAGCCCAGTGACGTCCACGTGGTTGAGCTGCACGACTGCTTCTCAGCCAATGAGCTCATCACGTATGAGGCTCTGGGACTGTGTCCAGAGG GTAAAGCTGGAGAGCTGATTGACAGAGGAGACAACACGTATGGAGGAAAGTTTGTAATCAACCCCAGTGGAGGTCTAATCTCTAAAGGACATCCTCTGGGTGCCACAG GCCTGGCCCAGTGTGCAGAGCTGTGCTGGCAGCTCCGAGGGCTGGCGGACAGGAGACAGGTCCCGGGGGCCAAAGTGGCCTTGCAACACAACATCGGCTTGGGAGGAGCCGTCGTCGTCACTCTCTACAAGTTAG TTCCTCAGGAGGCCAG TTCCCACATAGGTGCAGTTCCCACCAGCTCAGCCAGCGGCCTGGAAGGGTTTAAAGCATACCCGGTCTTCAAAGAGATGGAAAAACATCTGGAGAAG GAAGGAGAGCAGCTTGTCAAGAAGATTGGAGGAGTGTTCGCCTTCAAAGTGAAGGAGGGACCAGATGGGAAAGAGGCGACTTGGTTTGTCGACGTGAAAAATGGCAAAGGTTCTGTCACCACTGACCCAGGTGT gtCAAAGGCAGACTGCACCTTATCCATGAGGGATGAAGATCTTCTGGAGTTGATGACAGGACAGTTGAACCCTCAAACG GCATTCCTCAAAGGGAAGCTGAAGATCACTGGGAACATGGGCATGGCGATGAAGCTGCAGAACCTGCAGGTTACTGTGGGGAAGGCCAAGCTGTGA
- the czib gene encoding CXXC motif containing zinc binding protein encodes MVKFGLQFKATLENVTNVRPVGDDFRWFLKLKCGSCGEVSDKWQYVNQEESVPLKGGRSSASMVQKCKLCARENSIDILGDTIKPYNAEDSESFKTMVQFECRGLEPIDFQPQAGFAGQGAESGTQFPEINLLEKDWTDYDEEVKESVGIYEVTHKFIKC; translated from the exons ATGGTG AAATTTGGGCTCCAGTTCAAAGCCACTCTGGAAAATGTCACTAATGTGAGACCAGTGGGCGATGACTTCCGCTGGTTTCTGAAG CTGAAGTGTGGAAGCTGTGGAGAGGTCTCAGATAAATGGCAGTATGTAAACCAGGAG GAGAGTGTGCCACtaaaaggaggaagaagcagTGCCAGTATGGTGCAGAAGTGTAAACTTTGTGCCAGGGAAAATTCAATTG ataTCCTGGGAGACACAATTAAACCGTACAAT GCGGAGGACAGCGAAAGCTTCAAGACAATGGTGCAGTTTGAGTGTCGAGGCCTCGAGCCCATTGACTTCCAACCTCAA GCGGGCTTCGCTGGACAAGGAGCAGAGTCTGGGACACAGTTTCCTGAAATTAACCTGCTAGAAAAA GACTGGACAGACTACGACGAGGAAGTCAAGGAGTCGGTGGGAATATATGAAGTTACACACAAGTTCATCAAGTGCTGA
- the LOC130198311 gene encoding sterol carrier protein 2-like translates to MERGSLSSKFMDRTNPMDKHMEVMINRYGMVAAPAAAQLFGNAGKEHMEKYGTKPEHFAKIAWKNHKHSTNNPYSQFQDEYSLEQVQSSRKVFDFLTLLQCCPTSDGAGAAVLASEAFVRKHRLENQAVEIVAQEMVTDLASTFEENSCIKMVGYDMSQLAAKKCFAAAGLKPSDVHVVELHDCFSANELITYEALGLCPEGKAGELIDRGDNTYGGKFVINPSGGLISKGHPLGATGLAQCAELCWQLRGLADRRQVPGAKVALQHNIGLGGAVVVTLYKLGFPQEASSHIGAVPTSSASGLEGFKAYPVFKEMEKHLEKEGEQLVKKIGGVFAFKVKEGPDGKEATWFVDVKNGKGSVTTDPGQKADCTLSMRDEDLLELMTGQLNPQTAFLKGKLKITGNMGMAMKLQNLQVTVGKAKL, encoded by the exons ATGGAGAGGGGCTCTTTGTCCTCAAAG TTTATGGACAGGACCAATCCAATGGACAAGCACATGGAGGTGATGATCAACCGCTACGGGATGGTGGCAGCGCCAGCAGCAGCACAGTTGTTCGGTAACGCTGGCAAGGAGCACATGGAGAAATATG GCACGAAACCGGAACACTTTGCCAAAATTGCCTGGAAAAACCACAAGCATTCCACCAACAACCC GTATTCCCAGTTCCAGGATGAGTACAGCTTGGAGCAGGTGCAGAGCTCCCGGAAGGTGTTTGACTTCCTTACCCTGCTGCAGTGTTG CCCGACATCCGATGGTGCCGGAGCAGCAGTTCTGGCCAGCGAAGCCTTCGTCAGGAAACACCGCCTGGAGAACCAGGCTGTGGAGATTGTGGCCCAAGAGATGGTGACTGACCTCGCCTCCACGTTTGAAGAGAACAGCTGCATCAAGATG GTGGGATATGACATGTCTCAATTGGCTGCCAAAAAGTGTTTTGCAGCTGCAGGTCTGAAGCCCAGTGACGTCCACGTGGTTGAGCTGCACGACTGCTTCTCAGCCAATGAGCTCATCACGTATGAGGCTCTGGGACTGTGTCCAGAGG GTAAAGCTGGAGAGCTGATTGACAGAGGAGACAACACGTATGGAGGAAAGTTTGTAATCAACCCCAGTGGAGGTCTAATCTCTAAAGGACATCCTCTGGGTGCCACAG GCCTGGCCCAGTGTGCAGAGCTGTGCTGGCAGCTCCGAGGGCTGGCGGACAGGAGACAGGTCCCGGGGGCCAAAGTGGCCTTGCAACACAACATCGGCTTGGGAGGAGCCGTCGTCGTCACTCTCTACAAGTTAGGATTCCCTCAGGAGGCCAG TTCCCACATAGGTGCAGTTCCCACCAGCTCAGCCAGCGGCCTGGAAGGGTTTAAAGCATACCCGGTCTTCAAAGAGATGGAAAAACATCTGGAGAAG GAAGGAGAGCAGCTTGTCAAGAAGATTGGAGGAGTGTTCGCCTTCAAAGTGAAGGAGGGACCAGATGGGAAAGAGGCGACTTGGTTTGTCGACGTGAAAAATGGCAAAGGTTCTGTCACCACTGACCCAG gtCAAAAGGCAGACTGCACCTTATCCATGAGGGATGAAGATCTTCTGGAGTTGATGACAGGACAGTTGAACCCTCAAACG GCATTCCTCAAAGGGAAGCTGAAGATCACTGGGAACATGGGCATGGCGATGAAGCTGCAGAACCTGCAGGTTACTGTGGGGAAGGCCAAGCTGTGA